Genomic segment of Actinomycetota bacterium:
CCCGATGTCTCGACCCTCGACCACACCTCCGCGCTCAGACAGTCGACGCTGCTCGGCGCGGAGCACCTCGCGGACGTGTGGATGACGGGCCACTTGTGAAACCCTCGACTCGACGTCTGTGCTTTGTAACTGTTCGCTCGCGCGTGAACCGTCGATGGTCAGCTCGGGCGGCCGAACGCGCCAATCCAGATCGAACGTGATCTCCTTCGCGAGTGCAGCGAGGCCGTCCGCGTCGTCGGGGTCGACTCCTCGCTGAAGCGCCTGGAGGGTGAGGGCTCGGTACATGAGGCCCGTATTGAGGTACGGCAGGTCGAGCGTCTGGGCGAGTCGCCGCGCGAGGGTGCTCTTCCCCGATCCCGCGGGTCCATCGATCGCCACGACCACCGCCGTCCCGCTCACAGCTCGAACCTCGCGCCGAGCGCCGACAGGGTCCGCACGAAACCGGGGAAGGACACGTCCGCGGCCTCGATGCCGTCGACGGTCACCGAGCCGCCCGCGCCCAGCCCTCCCACCGCGATCGCCATGGCCAGCCGGTGGTCGGCGCCAGACGAGGCGCTTCCACCGCGCAGGCCTCCGCCCGCCACCACCAGCTCGTCGCCTTCGATCCGCGCGTCGCCTCCCAGCGAGCGGATGGCGT
This window contains:
- the cmk gene encoding (d)CMP kinase; the encoded protein is MSGTAVVVAIDGPAGSGKSTLARRLAQTLDLPYLNTGLMYRALTLQALQRGVDPDDADGLAALAKEITFDLDWRVRPPELTIDGSRASEQLQSTDVESRVSQVARHPHVREVLRAEQRRLSERGGVVEGRDIGAVVAPHADVKLYLQAAQSERISRRINERTAPAEPVGDALSARDALDARTNPFRPADDAIAIDTTGMTSDQVYEKALATTRARLAQRGRR